From Pan troglodytes isolate AG18354 chromosome 9, NHGRI_mPanTro3-v2.0_pri, whole genome shotgun sequence, the proteins below share one genomic window:
- the LRRC56 gene encoding leucine-rich repeat-containing protein 56 isoform X5, which produces MGTVTWPGSHPDSCRYCLRVHATSLPGCLTHSRRGRLPAGDMRMDPGWDRSRGPRPSTSSVQVRELSWQGLHNPCPQSKGPGSQRDSLGEQLVEEYLSPARLQALAQVDDLRLVRALEMCVDTREGSLGNFGVHLPNLDQLKLNGSHLGSLRDLGTSLGHLQVLWLARCGLADLDGIASLPALKELYASYNNISDLSPLCLLEQLELLDLEGNSVEDLGQVRYLQLCPRLAMLTLEGNLVCLQPAPGPTNKVPRGYNYRAEVRKLIPQLQVLDEVPATHTGPPAPPRLSQDWLAVKEAIKKGNGLPPLGAGQVLCGNPTKGLRERRHQCQAREPPEQLPQHRPGDPAASTSTPEPDPADSSDFLALTGLRAWREHGVRPLPYRHPESQQEGAVAPWGPRRVPEEQVHQAEPKTPSSPPSLASEPSGTSSQHLVPSPPKHPRPRDSGSSSPRWSTDLQSRGRRLRALGSWGPGLGDGVAAVPVLRALEVASGLSPRAQGRPGPKPAPDAAARPPRAAELSHPSPVPT; this is translated from the exons ATGGGCACAGTAACCTGGCCAGGAAGCCACCCTGACTCTTGCAGGTACTGCCTGAGGGTACATGCCACCTCCTTGCCTGGATGTTTGACCCACAGCAGGAGAGGGCGGCTGCCTGCAG GTGACATGAGAATGGACCCAGGCTGGGACAGATCCCGTGGGCCTCGGCCGAGCACCTCCAGCGTCCAGGTGCGGGAGCTGAGCTGGCAAGGCCTGCACAACCCCTGCCCACAGAGCAAGGGCCCTGGCAGTCAGAGGGACAGCCTTGGAGAGCAGCTGGTGGAAGAGTACCTGTCCCCTGCCCGGCTG CAGGCCCTGGCCCAGGTGGATGACCTTCGGCTGGTGAGGGCGCTGGAGATGTGTGTGGACACTCGTGAGGGCAGCCTGGGGAACTTTG GGGTGCACCTGCCCAACCTGGACCAACTGAAGCTGAACGGCAGCCACCTGGGCTCCCTGAG GGACTTGGGCACGTCTCTGGGCCACCTGCAGGTGCTGTGGCTGGCTCGCTGTGGCCTCGCTGACCTGGATGGCATCGCCTCTTTGCCAGCACTTAAG GAACTCTACGCCTCCTACAACAACATCTCGGACCTGAGCCCGCTGTGCCTGCTGGAGCAATTGGAGTTGCTGGACTTGGAGGGCAACAGCGTGGAGGACCTGGGGCAGGTGCGCTACTTGCAGCTGTGCCCACGCCTGGCCATGCTCACCCTGGAGGGCAACCTGGTGTGCCTACAGCCGGCCCCTGGCCCCACCAACAAG GTGCCCAGGGGCTACAACTACAGGGCAGAGGTGAGGAAGCTCATCCCCCAGCTGCAGGTCCTGGACGAAGTGCCGGCCACACACACGGGCCCACCGGCCCCCCCGCGGCTGAGCCAGGACTGGCTTGCAGTGAAGGAGGCCATCAAGAAGGGCAACGGCCTTCCCCCGCTGG GTGCTGGCCAAGTCCTCTGTGGGAACCCCACCAAGGGCCTGCGGGAGCGTAGGCACCAGTGCCAG GCCAGGGAGCCCCCCGAGCAGCTGCCCCAACACAGGCCAGGAGATCCGGCCGCCAGCACTTCCACCCCAGAGCCTGACCCTGCAGACAGCTCTGACTTCCTGGCCTTGACTGGGCTTAGGGCCTGGAGGGAACATGGCGTGCG CCCCCTCCCCTATAGGCACCCGGAGTCCCAACAGGAAGGGGCTGTAGCCCCCTGGGGCCCACGGAGGGTCCCTGAAGAGCAAGTGCACCAGGCAGAGCCCAAGACTCCCTCCAGCCCCCCAAGCCTGGCCTCAG AGCCCTCCGGGACCTCGAGCCAGCACCTGGTCCCTTCACCTCCCAAGCACCCAAGGCCACGAGATTCTGGCAGCAGCTCCCCGCGGTGGTCGACAGACCTGCAGTCCAGGGGGCGTCGGCTCCGAGCCCTGGGCAGCTGGGGGCCTGGCCTGGGTGATGGGGTGGCTGCAGTGCCTGTCCTGAGAGCCCTGGAGGTGGCCTCAGGCCTGAGCCCTCGAGCCCAGGGACGTCCTGGCCCAAAGCCAGCACCAGATGCAGCAGCTAGACCTCCCAGGGCAGCTGAACTCTCTCACCCCAGCCCCGTCCCCACTTAA
- the LRRC56 gene encoding leucine-rich repeat-containing protein 56 isoform X1, whose product MGTVTWPGSHPDSCRYCLRVHATSLPGCLTHSRRGRLPAGDMRMDPGWDRSRGPRPSTSSVQVRELSWQGLHNPCPQSKGPGSQRDSLGEQLVEEYLSPARLQALAQVDDLRLVRALEMCVDTREGSLGNFGVHLPNLDQLKLNGSHLGSLRDLGTSLGHLQVLWLARCGLADLDGIASLPALKELYASYNNISDLSPLCLLEQLELLDLEGNSVEDLGQVRYLQLCPRLAMLTLEGNLVCLQPAPGPTNKVPRGYNYRAEVRKLIPQLQVLDEVPATHTGPPAPPRLSQDWLAVKEAIKKGNGLPPLDCPRGAPIRRLDPELSLPETQSRASRPWPFSLLVHGGLLPEGLLSEDLAPEDNTSSLTHGAGQVLCGNPTKGLRERRHQCQAREPPEQLPQHRPGDPAASTSTPEPDPADSSDFLALTGLRAWREHGVRPLPYRHPESQQEGAVAPWGPRRVPEEQVHQAEPKTPSSPPSLASEPSGTSSQHLVPSPPKHPRPRDSGSSSPRWSTDLQSRGRRLRALGSWGPGLGDGVAAVPVLRALEVASGLSPRAQGRPGPKPAPDAAARPPRAAELSHPSPVPT is encoded by the exons ATGGGCACAGTAACCTGGCCAGGAAGCCACCCTGACTCTTGCAGGTACTGCCTGAGGGTACATGCCACCTCCTTGCCTGGATGTTTGACCCACAGCAGGAGAGGGCGGCTGCCTGCAG GTGACATGAGAATGGACCCAGGCTGGGACAGATCCCGTGGGCCTCGGCCGAGCACCTCCAGCGTCCAGGTGCGGGAGCTGAGCTGGCAAGGCCTGCACAACCCCTGCCCACAGAGCAAGGGCCCTGGCAGTCAGAGGGACAGCCTTGGAGAGCAGCTGGTGGAAGAGTACCTGTCCCCTGCCCGGCTG CAGGCCCTGGCCCAGGTGGATGACCTTCGGCTGGTGAGGGCGCTGGAGATGTGTGTGGACACTCGTGAGGGCAGCCTGGGGAACTTTG GGGTGCACCTGCCCAACCTGGACCAACTGAAGCTGAACGGCAGCCACCTGGGCTCCCTGAG GGACTTGGGCACGTCTCTGGGCCACCTGCAGGTGCTGTGGCTGGCTCGCTGTGGCCTCGCTGACCTGGATGGCATCGCCTCTTTGCCAGCACTTAAG GAACTCTACGCCTCCTACAACAACATCTCGGACCTGAGCCCGCTGTGCCTGCTGGAGCAATTGGAGTTGCTGGACTTGGAGGGCAACAGCGTGGAGGACCTGGGGCAGGTGCGCTACTTGCAGCTGTGCCCACGCCTGGCCATGCTCACCCTGGAGGGCAACCTGGTGTGCCTACAGCCGGCCCCTGGCCCCACCAACAAG GTGCCCAGGGGCTACAACTACAGGGCAGAGGTGAGGAAGCTCATCCCCCAGCTGCAGGTCCTGGACGAAGTGCCGGCCACACACACGGGCCCACCGGCCCCCCCGCGGCTGAGCCAGGACTGGCTTGCAGTGAAGGAGGCCATCAAGAAGGGCAACGGCCTTCCCCCGCTGG ACTGTCCCCGTGGAGCCCCCATCCGGAGACTTGACCCCGAGCTGTCCCTGCCTGAGACGCAGTCCCGGGCCTCCAGGCCCTGGCCCTTCTCCCTGCTGGTCCATGGGGGCCTCCTGCCTGAAGGCCTGCTTTCTGAGGACCTGGCCCCAGAAGATAACACCAGCAGCCTCACCCATG GTGCTGGCCAAGTCCTCTGTGGGAACCCCACCAAGGGCCTGCGGGAGCGTAGGCACCAGTGCCAG GCCAGGGAGCCCCCCGAGCAGCTGCCCCAACACAGGCCAGGAGATCCGGCCGCCAGCACTTCCACCCCAGAGCCTGACCCTGCAGACAGCTCTGACTTCCTGGCCTTGACTGGGCTTAGGGCCTGGAGGGAACATGGCGTGCG CCCCCTCCCCTATAGGCACCCGGAGTCCCAACAGGAAGGGGCTGTAGCCCCCTGGGGCCCACGGAGGGTCCCTGAAGAGCAAGTGCACCAGGCAGAGCCCAAGACTCCCTCCAGCCCCCCAAGCCTGGCCTCAG AGCCCTCCGGGACCTCGAGCCAGCACCTGGTCCCTTCACCTCCCAAGCACCCAAGGCCACGAGATTCTGGCAGCAGCTCCCCGCGGTGGTCGACAGACCTGCAGTCCAGGGGGCGTCGGCTCCGAGCCCTGGGCAGCTGGGGGCCTGGCCTGGGTGATGGGGTGGCTGCAGTGCCTGTCCTGAGAGCCCTGGAGGTGGCCTCAGGCCTGAGCCCTCGAGCCCAGGGACGTCCTGGCCCAAAGCCAGCACCAGATGCAGCAGCTAGACCTCCCAGGGCAGCTGAACTCTCTCACCCCAGCCCCGTCCCCACTTAA
- the LRRC56 gene encoding leucine-rich repeat-containing protein 56 isoform X2 — protein MGTVTWPGSHPDSCRYCLRVHATSLPGCLTHSRRGRLPAGDMRMDPGWDRSRGPRPSTSSVQVRELSWQGLHNPCPQSKGPGSQRDSLGEQLVEEYLSPARLALAQVDDLRLVRALEMCVDTREGSLGNFGVHLPNLDQLKLNGSHLGSLRDLGTSLGHLQVLWLARCGLADLDGIASLPALKELYASYNNISDLSPLCLLEQLELLDLEGNSVEDLGQVRYLQLCPRLAMLTLEGNLVCLQPAPGPTNKVPRGYNYRAEVRKLIPQLQVLDEVPATHTGPPAPPRLSQDWLAVKEAIKKGNGLPPLDCPRGAPIRRLDPELSLPETQSRASRPWPFSLLVHGGLLPEGLLSEDLAPEDNTSSLTHGAGQVLCGNPTKGLRERRHQCQAREPPEQLPQHRPGDPAASTSTPEPDPADSSDFLALTGLRAWREHGVRPLPYRHPESQQEGAVAPWGPRRVPEEQVHQAEPKTPSSPPSLASEPSGTSSQHLVPSPPKHPRPRDSGSSSPRWSTDLQSRGRRLRALGSWGPGLGDGVAAVPVLRALEVASGLSPRAQGRPGPKPAPDAAARPPRAAELSHPSPVPT, from the exons ATGGGCACAGTAACCTGGCCAGGAAGCCACCCTGACTCTTGCAGGTACTGCCTGAGGGTACATGCCACCTCCTTGCCTGGATGTTTGACCCACAGCAGGAGAGGGCGGCTGCCTGCAG GTGACATGAGAATGGACCCAGGCTGGGACAGATCCCGTGGGCCTCGGCCGAGCACCTCCAGCGTCCAGGTGCGGGAGCTGAGCTGGCAAGGCCTGCACAACCCCTGCCCACAGAGCAAGGGCCCTGGCAGTCAGAGGGACAGCCTTGGAGAGCAGCTGGTGGAAGAGTACCTGTCCCCTGCCCGGCTG GCCCTGGCCCAGGTGGATGACCTTCGGCTGGTGAGGGCGCTGGAGATGTGTGTGGACACTCGTGAGGGCAGCCTGGGGAACTTTG GGGTGCACCTGCCCAACCTGGACCAACTGAAGCTGAACGGCAGCCACCTGGGCTCCCTGAG GGACTTGGGCACGTCTCTGGGCCACCTGCAGGTGCTGTGGCTGGCTCGCTGTGGCCTCGCTGACCTGGATGGCATCGCCTCTTTGCCAGCACTTAAG GAACTCTACGCCTCCTACAACAACATCTCGGACCTGAGCCCGCTGTGCCTGCTGGAGCAATTGGAGTTGCTGGACTTGGAGGGCAACAGCGTGGAGGACCTGGGGCAGGTGCGCTACTTGCAGCTGTGCCCACGCCTGGCCATGCTCACCCTGGAGGGCAACCTGGTGTGCCTACAGCCGGCCCCTGGCCCCACCAACAAG GTGCCCAGGGGCTACAACTACAGGGCAGAGGTGAGGAAGCTCATCCCCCAGCTGCAGGTCCTGGACGAAGTGCCGGCCACACACACGGGCCCACCGGCCCCCCCGCGGCTGAGCCAGGACTGGCTTGCAGTGAAGGAGGCCATCAAGAAGGGCAACGGCCTTCCCCCGCTGG ACTGTCCCCGTGGAGCCCCCATCCGGAGACTTGACCCCGAGCTGTCCCTGCCTGAGACGCAGTCCCGGGCCTCCAGGCCCTGGCCCTTCTCCCTGCTGGTCCATGGGGGCCTCCTGCCTGAAGGCCTGCTTTCTGAGGACCTGGCCCCAGAAGATAACACCAGCAGCCTCACCCATG GTGCTGGCCAAGTCCTCTGTGGGAACCCCACCAAGGGCCTGCGGGAGCGTAGGCACCAGTGCCAG GCCAGGGAGCCCCCCGAGCAGCTGCCCCAACACAGGCCAGGAGATCCGGCCGCCAGCACTTCCACCCCAGAGCCTGACCCTGCAGACAGCTCTGACTTCCTGGCCTTGACTGGGCTTAGGGCCTGGAGGGAACATGGCGTGCG CCCCCTCCCCTATAGGCACCCGGAGTCCCAACAGGAAGGGGCTGTAGCCCCCTGGGGCCCACGGAGGGTCCCTGAAGAGCAAGTGCACCAGGCAGAGCCCAAGACTCCCTCCAGCCCCCCAAGCCTGGCCTCAG AGCCCTCCGGGACCTCGAGCCAGCACCTGGTCCCTTCACCTCCCAAGCACCCAAGGCCACGAGATTCTGGCAGCAGCTCCCCGCGGTGGTCGACAGACCTGCAGTCCAGGGGGCGTCGGCTCCGAGCCCTGGGCAGCTGGGGGCCTGGCCTGGGTGATGGGGTGGCTGCAGTGCCTGTCCTGAGAGCCCTGGAGGTGGCCTCAGGCCTGAGCCCTCGAGCCCAGGGACGTCCTGGCCCAAAGCCAGCACCAGATGCAGCAGCTAGACCTCCCAGGGCAGCTGAACTCTCTCACCCCAGCCCCGTCCCCACTTAA
- the LRRC56 gene encoding leucine-rich repeat-containing protein 56 isoform X8 has product MRMDPGWDRSRGPRPSTSSVQVRELSWQGLHNPCPQSKGPGSQRDSLGEQLVEEYLSPARLALAQVDDLRLVRALEMCVDTREGSLGNFGVHLPNLDQLKLNGSHLGSLRDLGTSLGHLQVLWLARCGLADLDGIASLPALKELYASYNNISDLSPLCLLEQLELLDLEGNSVEDLGQVRYLQLCPRLAMLTLEGNLVCLQPAPGPTNKVPRGYNYRAEVRKLIPQLQVLDEVPATHTGPPAPPRLSQDWLAVKEAIKKGNGLPPLGAGQVLCGNPTKGLRERRHQCQAREPPEQLPQHRPGDPAASTSTPEPDPADSSDFLALTGLRAWREHGVRPLPYRHPESQQEGAVAPWGPRRVPEEQVHQAEPKTPSSPPSLASEPSGTSSQHLVPSPPKHPRPRDSGSSSPRWSTDLQSRGRRLRALGSWGPGLGDGVAAVPVLRALEVASGLSPRAQGRPGPKPAPDAAARPPRAAELSHPSPVPT; this is encoded by the exons ATGAGAATGGACCCAGGCTGGGACAGATCCCGTGGGCCTCGGCCGAGCACCTCCAGCGTCCAGGTGCGGGAGCTGAGCTGGCAAGGCCTGCACAACCCCTGCCCACAGAGCAAGGGCCCTGGCAGTCAGAGGGACAGCCTTGGAGAGCAGCTGGTGGAAGAGTACCTGTCCCCTGCCCGGCTG GCCCTGGCCCAGGTGGATGACCTTCGGCTGGTGAGGGCGCTGGAGATGTGTGTGGACACTCGTGAGGGCAGCCTGGGGAACTTTG GGGTGCACCTGCCCAACCTGGACCAACTGAAGCTGAACGGCAGCCACCTGGGCTCCCTGAG GGACTTGGGCACGTCTCTGGGCCACCTGCAGGTGCTGTGGCTGGCTCGCTGTGGCCTCGCTGACCTGGATGGCATCGCCTCTTTGCCAGCACTTAAG GAACTCTACGCCTCCTACAACAACATCTCGGACCTGAGCCCGCTGTGCCTGCTGGAGCAATTGGAGTTGCTGGACTTGGAGGGCAACAGCGTGGAGGACCTGGGGCAGGTGCGCTACTTGCAGCTGTGCCCACGCCTGGCCATGCTCACCCTGGAGGGCAACCTGGTGTGCCTACAGCCGGCCCCTGGCCCCACCAACAAG GTGCCCAGGGGCTACAACTACAGGGCAGAGGTGAGGAAGCTCATCCCCCAGCTGCAGGTCCTGGACGAAGTGCCGGCCACACACACGGGCCCACCGGCCCCCCCGCGGCTGAGCCAGGACTGGCTTGCAGTGAAGGAGGCCATCAAGAAGGGCAACGGCCTTCCCCCGCTGG GTGCTGGCCAAGTCCTCTGTGGGAACCCCACCAAGGGCCTGCGGGAGCGTAGGCACCAGTGCCAG GCCAGGGAGCCCCCCGAGCAGCTGCCCCAACACAGGCCAGGAGATCCGGCCGCCAGCACTTCCACCCCAGAGCCTGACCCTGCAGACAGCTCTGACTTCCTGGCCTTGACTGGGCTTAGGGCCTGGAGGGAACATGGCGTGCG CCCCCTCCCCTATAGGCACCCGGAGTCCCAACAGGAAGGGGCTGTAGCCCCCTGGGGCCCACGGAGGGTCCCTGAAGAGCAAGTGCACCAGGCAGAGCCCAAGACTCCCTCCAGCCCCCCAAGCCTGGCCTCAG AGCCCTCCGGGACCTCGAGCCAGCACCTGGTCCCTTCACCTCCCAAGCACCCAAGGCCACGAGATTCTGGCAGCAGCTCCCCGCGGTGGTCGACAGACCTGCAGTCCAGGGGGCGTCGGCTCCGAGCCCTGGGCAGCTGGGGGCCTGGCCTGGGTGATGGGGTGGCTGCAGTGCCTGTCCTGAGAGCCCTGGAGGTGGCCTCAGGCCTGAGCCCTCGAGCCCAGGGACGTCCTGGCCCAAAGCCAGCACCAGATGCAGCAGCTAGACCTCCCAGGGCAGCTGAACTCTCTCACCCCAGCCCCGTCCCCACTTAA
- the LRRC56 gene encoding leucine-rich repeat-containing protein 56 isoform X6 — protein MGTVTWPGSHPDSCRYCLRVHATSLPGCLTHSRRGRLPAGDMRMDPGWDRSRGPRPSTSSVQVRELSWQGLHNPCPQSKGPGSQRDSLGEQLVEEYLSPARLQALAQVDDLRLVRALEMCVDTREGSLGNFGVHLPNLDQLKLNGSHLGSLRDLGTSLGHLQVLWLARCGLADLDGIASLPALKELYASYNNISDLSPLCLLEQLELLDLEGNSVEDLGQVRYLQLCPRLAMLTLEGNLVCLQPAPGPTNKVPRGYNYRAEVRKLIPQLQVLDEVPATHTGPPAPPRLSQDWLAVKEAIKKGNGLPPLDCPRGAPIRRLDPELSLPETQSRASRPWPFSLLVHGGLLPEGLLSEDLAPEDNTSSLTHGAGQVLCGNPTKGLRERRHQCQAREPPEQLPQHRPGDPAASTSTPEPDPADSSDFLALTGLRAWREHGVRALRDLEPAPGPFTSQAPKATRFWQQLPAVVDRPAVQGASAPSPGQLGAWPG, from the exons ATGGGCACAGTAACCTGGCCAGGAAGCCACCCTGACTCTTGCAGGTACTGCCTGAGGGTACATGCCACCTCCTTGCCTGGATGTTTGACCCACAGCAGGAGAGGGCGGCTGCCTGCAG GTGACATGAGAATGGACCCAGGCTGGGACAGATCCCGTGGGCCTCGGCCGAGCACCTCCAGCGTCCAGGTGCGGGAGCTGAGCTGGCAAGGCCTGCACAACCCCTGCCCACAGAGCAAGGGCCCTGGCAGTCAGAGGGACAGCCTTGGAGAGCAGCTGGTGGAAGAGTACCTGTCCCCTGCCCGGCTG CAGGCCCTGGCCCAGGTGGATGACCTTCGGCTGGTGAGGGCGCTGGAGATGTGTGTGGACACTCGTGAGGGCAGCCTGGGGAACTTTG GGGTGCACCTGCCCAACCTGGACCAACTGAAGCTGAACGGCAGCCACCTGGGCTCCCTGAG GGACTTGGGCACGTCTCTGGGCCACCTGCAGGTGCTGTGGCTGGCTCGCTGTGGCCTCGCTGACCTGGATGGCATCGCCTCTTTGCCAGCACTTAAG GAACTCTACGCCTCCTACAACAACATCTCGGACCTGAGCCCGCTGTGCCTGCTGGAGCAATTGGAGTTGCTGGACTTGGAGGGCAACAGCGTGGAGGACCTGGGGCAGGTGCGCTACTTGCAGCTGTGCCCACGCCTGGCCATGCTCACCCTGGAGGGCAACCTGGTGTGCCTACAGCCGGCCCCTGGCCCCACCAACAAG GTGCCCAGGGGCTACAACTACAGGGCAGAGGTGAGGAAGCTCATCCCCCAGCTGCAGGTCCTGGACGAAGTGCCGGCCACACACACGGGCCCACCGGCCCCCCCGCGGCTGAGCCAGGACTGGCTTGCAGTGAAGGAGGCCATCAAGAAGGGCAACGGCCTTCCCCCGCTGG ACTGTCCCCGTGGAGCCCCCATCCGGAGACTTGACCCCGAGCTGTCCCTGCCTGAGACGCAGTCCCGGGCCTCCAGGCCCTGGCCCTTCTCCCTGCTGGTCCATGGGGGCCTCCTGCCTGAAGGCCTGCTTTCTGAGGACCTGGCCCCAGAAGATAACACCAGCAGCCTCACCCATG GTGCTGGCCAAGTCCTCTGTGGGAACCCCACCAAGGGCCTGCGGGAGCGTAGGCACCAGTGCCAG GCCAGGGAGCCCCCCGAGCAGCTGCCCCAACACAGGCCAGGAGATCCGGCCGCCAGCACTTCCACCCCAGAGCCTGACCCTGCAGACAGCTCTGACTTCCTGGCCTTGACTGGGCTTAGGGCCTGGAGGGAACATGGCGTGCG AGCCCTCCGGGACCTCGAGCCAGCACCTGGTCCCTTCACCTCCCAAGCACCCAAGGCCACGAGATTCTGGCAGCAGCTCCCCGCGGTGGTCGACAGACCTGCAGTCCAGGGGGCGTCGGCTCCGAGCCCTGGGCAGCTGGGGGCCTGGCCTGGGTGA
- the LRRC56 gene encoding leucine-rich repeat-containing protein 56 isoform X4 gives MRMDPGWDRSRGPRPSTSSVQVRELSWQGLHNPCPQSKGPGSQRDSLGEQLVEEYLSPARLALAQVDDLRLVRALEMCVDTREGSLGNFGVHLPNLDQLKLNGSHLGSLRDLGTSLGHLQVLWLARCGLADLDGIASLPALKELYASYNNISDLSPLCLLEQLELLDLEGNSVEDLGQVRYLQLCPRLAMLTLEGNLVCLQPAPGPTNKVPRGYNYRAEVRKLIPQLQVLDEVPATHTGPPAPPRLSQDWLAVKEAIKKGNGLPPLDCPRGAPIRRLDPELSLPETQSRASRPWPFSLLVHGGLLPEGLLSEDLAPEDNTSSLTHGAGQVLCGNPTKGLRERRHQCQAREPPEQLPQHRPGDPAASTSTPEPDPADSSDFLALTGLRAWREHGVRPLPYRHPESQQEGAVAPWGPRRVPEEQVHQAEPKTPSSPPSLASEPSGTSSQHLVPSPPKHPRPRDSGSSSPRWSTDLQSRGRRLRALGSWGPGLGDGVAAVPVLRALEVASGLSPRAQGRPGPKPAPDAAARPPRAAELSHPSPVPT, from the exons ATGAGAATGGACCCAGGCTGGGACAGATCCCGTGGGCCTCGGCCGAGCACCTCCAGCGTCCAGGTGCGGGAGCTGAGCTGGCAAGGCCTGCACAACCCCTGCCCACAGAGCAAGGGCCCTGGCAGTCAGAGGGACAGCCTTGGAGAGCAGCTGGTGGAAGAGTACCTGTCCCCTGCCCGGCTG GCCCTGGCCCAGGTGGATGACCTTCGGCTGGTGAGGGCGCTGGAGATGTGTGTGGACACTCGTGAGGGCAGCCTGGGGAACTTTG GGGTGCACCTGCCCAACCTGGACCAACTGAAGCTGAACGGCAGCCACCTGGGCTCCCTGAG GGACTTGGGCACGTCTCTGGGCCACCTGCAGGTGCTGTGGCTGGCTCGCTGTGGCCTCGCTGACCTGGATGGCATCGCCTCTTTGCCAGCACTTAAG GAACTCTACGCCTCCTACAACAACATCTCGGACCTGAGCCCGCTGTGCCTGCTGGAGCAATTGGAGTTGCTGGACTTGGAGGGCAACAGCGTGGAGGACCTGGGGCAGGTGCGCTACTTGCAGCTGTGCCCACGCCTGGCCATGCTCACCCTGGAGGGCAACCTGGTGTGCCTACAGCCGGCCCCTGGCCCCACCAACAAG GTGCCCAGGGGCTACAACTACAGGGCAGAGGTGAGGAAGCTCATCCCCCAGCTGCAGGTCCTGGACGAAGTGCCGGCCACACACACGGGCCCACCGGCCCCCCCGCGGCTGAGCCAGGACTGGCTTGCAGTGAAGGAGGCCATCAAGAAGGGCAACGGCCTTCCCCCGCTGG ACTGTCCCCGTGGAGCCCCCATCCGGAGACTTGACCCCGAGCTGTCCCTGCCTGAGACGCAGTCCCGGGCCTCCAGGCCCTGGCCCTTCTCCCTGCTGGTCCATGGGGGCCTCCTGCCTGAAGGCCTGCTTTCTGAGGACCTGGCCCCAGAAGATAACACCAGCAGCCTCACCCATG GTGCTGGCCAAGTCCTCTGTGGGAACCCCACCAAGGGCCTGCGGGAGCGTAGGCACCAGTGCCAG GCCAGGGAGCCCCCCGAGCAGCTGCCCCAACACAGGCCAGGAGATCCGGCCGCCAGCACTTCCACCCCAGAGCCTGACCCTGCAGACAGCTCTGACTTCCTGGCCTTGACTGGGCTTAGGGCCTGGAGGGAACATGGCGTGCG CCCCCTCCCCTATAGGCACCCGGAGTCCCAACAGGAAGGGGCTGTAGCCCCCTGGGGCCCACGGAGGGTCCCTGAAGAGCAAGTGCACCAGGCAGAGCCCAAGACTCCCTCCAGCCCCCCAAGCCTGGCCTCAG AGCCCTCCGGGACCTCGAGCCAGCACCTGGTCCCTTCACCTCCCAAGCACCCAAGGCCACGAGATTCTGGCAGCAGCTCCCCGCGGTGGTCGACAGACCTGCAGTCCAGGGGGCGTCGGCTCCGAGCCCTGGGCAGCTGGGGGCCTGGCCTGGGTGATGGGGTGGCTGCAGTGCCTGTCCTGAGAGCCCTGGAGGTGGCCTCAGGCCTGAGCCCTCGAGCCCAGGGACGTCCTGGCCCAAAGCCAGCACCAGATGCAGCAGCTAGACCTCCCAGGGCAGCTGAACTCTCTCACCCCAGCCCCGTCCCCACTTAA